From the genome of Prunus persica cultivar Lovell chromosome G8, Prunus_persica_NCBIv2, whole genome shotgun sequence:
CCTCCAAACTGAAATCCCAGAATACCGGAATTAAACGTTGTTTGAGGAAATTGTTAGATCAGTCCCATAATACAAGGAGGATGAAATACAGCTTACAAAAGAGTATATGATGGCAATCAATAATGCTACTAAATATTGGACAAATAAATGAGAACATTAAAAGATCCATGATGCAATAGCATCCtgcataaaaaagaataaattgaTTCAAATGCTatacaataaaaaagaagaattaagGAAGCATCAATAGCAATTACAGAAGATGGTCAAGGAAGCAGCATATCACAAGAATGCCATACAACTTGATGTTTATGAGGAAAAACCCTACATGACAAAGCTGCAGCTAGAAAATGATCAACTTTTTGCAGAGAAGATTTCCTACTTGGACATTATTAATGAAAAGGAAGCTGTTATTGCCTCGTTGAGAGATCAAAAATTAGCGCAAGAACTGCAGAGTGAATACGataaaggagaaaagaaagaaggtgaagcagaaaagataatatcaagAAAACCAGATTCCTCATTCCCTAAAGCAGACACGAGAGcacaaaaaaaacctcaaaaaccaaccaaatcaaAGAATAGGGCCAAAGGTTCATTCCTGCAATGGAATACATATCAGGTCTACAACATGCTGGATGAACTCTCACaagaaagttgagaaattacTAGTAAAATTCAATTGATGGGTAAGGCAATgtgtttcatttattttcaatgCAAGATGCTATTATTgaacatgcattagaaaatAGGATTTCATTGTGTTATGACCCTATACTTGAACTTTACAGGgagtagacatgcattagatATAGGATTTCAGAGGAATCTagtagtgttattaccctatactGGAACTTTGCAGTGATAGATATGCATTAGATATAGGATTTCATAGGATacaagcagtgttattaccgtATACTGGAACTTTATTGAACAGTTCTTTCACTTTTATTGACATTTTTTCTAACTACAAATATTGTTACAGCATTGCTTTTTGGCAAGGGACAAGCATTTTGTTCAAAGATGACATACCAAGCTTATTAAGAGatactgaaatttatggaCAAATCATAGATGCTTATGCCGAGATACTTCATCATGATGAAAAGAAGAACCCTGAAAGACAACAGAATGCATACATCACGTGCTCCGCATACGTAAGAACATAATTATCCCATTACTTCtagtaaaaatcacaaattatTCATCTTCCTATACATTTCACATTCTCTCTAATGCCGAAACTATTAATCTTGCAAAGATACCTCACAGGTAAAATGCACCCAAAAACATTCgatgaatatttttttcaaactcCTCGAATGCATAGGGAAAACTTCAAAAGTGTTCATACCAATAACGGATGGCGAACACCACACCCTGCTTGTCTTTGACACCAATCCATTGCAATGGACTCACTACAACTCATTGAGGGGGGGAACTGAGCAAACCGTTGAATACTACAACAAAAAAGCAATAATTCTTGTAAGACAGACTCCTACTATGAACTGTTAATACAAGGCATGAACAAAACAGTTTAACAAAAATCAATGAAGCTAACAACATACTTGCCTACAATGCAGGCAGATGCATCAAATGTCTTCCTCAATAGTGCCAAGGAATGTGCTCCAacaattttagaaaaaaacaGCTTCACACTTCTAAAGTTCAAGAAGCCCGTCTACGATGAAGAATTGACCGACGAGATTGCAAAACTTCTTCTGAACATGAAAGTTACACCAGCAATTGCTCAAACAATACAATATCTAATGAAACATGCTCCCACCAAATTCAACTTTAAGGAGGACAGGGAATGCGCCCAACAACCTGAAAAGTCGTAAGTGTCACAATAACACTTTTCTTCCCCCAATTCAAATTAAACTATGATTCACAAAATGttgcatatgtatatatgtatgaatTTGCAGAAATGATTGTGGAGTATTTGTTATGTACTACATGTAGTAGTTGTCacaaggaaaataaattgaaaaaagctTGAGTACAGAGCCTGTGGGAAATGAGAAAAGCAGGAAAAAATTTGGTATTTCACAAAAGGGAATGAAGGATGAAAGCATGGATTTCACAAATTTTAGAACTATAAAATAGTAAATGCCCAGCTTCTAACTTTCAAATGTCAAATTGTTAATATGTAgcttctaaaaaaaaatattttgttgcTTCTTAACTTTCAAATGTCAAATAGTTACTGTGTAGTGAGATTCAAATGTAAGAAAGTGTTATTGTGTAGTTTCTTCTAAATTTCAAACTGCGCATTAATAGTGCATTTCAACACGCGTATTAACAATGACTTTCACAAAGCCCAGCCTAAGTTGAGAAAATCAAGgtcaaaaatgaaataaaaaccaaaacaaatcaaGCAAGCCATTGAAAAatacagagaaaaaaaaagcctagtctaatttgaccaaaaaaaaagcccaaataaactaaaaagtCTCACACAAAAAGAAGCCCACAAAACTCAACAAGCCAATAAAGCCCAATTTCACTAAGcccaatgaaaaaaatatatatatctaagcCCAATTTCACACGCACACACCCAAATAGCGAAAAACCAACTCACCTCTCACTCCAATCTTTGCGACACCAACTCCAAAAACAGGCGACAACCTCCATAACAATCCTACAGGAGACAAACTCCATAACCACCAACTAACGATAACTTCATAACGAGAAAGCCGGCAAATCGAAGTTACACTCTGCCATAGCCAAAAGTCTTCAAAATCGACACtacaaaaccctaaaaaagcAACTGAGCACAAGGACAACCcaggaaaaaaggaagaaaatttcaTCCATAAACATCGACAGAAGGTACAATCTCAAAAACCCACACTCACTTTCCACTTTTCATCTTAAGATTCTACTAACTAATTCAAGAGTGCCACGTTTAATACAAGTAACCAACGAAAAGGTCTAACAATGACAGAAACAAACACTCAAGATGCAAAAAGCACAGAAGACCATCCCAAATCAAACCAAGAAACTTCAGAAATGGCTGACAAAGCATCAGTATCAAACTTCCAGGTATTATAAAATCTCTTAACTTCAAAGTCCAATAGCAATGTTTTGACATGTTTTGAAAAGACGCATGTTTTGACTGCAATGTATATGTTTCATAACTGTTAATACTTTGTCATAGAACTTgaactgttaatactatgtcacaACTGTTACTACTATGCTCCTTGCTCTTCTAGTGCACTACGAAGTAGTGCACTTGAAGACCAAAATATATAGCATCCTTTGTTAATCAAAATCTGGGACTGCTATGCATCTTTCTCTTCTAGTGCACGCTGCTATGCAACTTTCTCTTCTAGTGCACTGCGAAGCAGTGCACTTGAAGACCAAAATATATAGCATGCTTTGTTAATCAAAATCTGGGACTGCTATGTATCTTGCTCGCAGTGCACTTGAAGACCAAAATATGTAGCATCCTTTGTTAATCAAAATCTGGGACTTCTATGCATCTTGCTCGCAGTGCACTTGAAGACCAAAATATATAGCATGCTTTGTTAATCAAAATCTGGGACTACTATGTATCTTGCTCGCAGTGCACTTGAAGACCAAAATATGTAGCATCCTTTGTTAATCAAAATCTAGGACTTCTATGCATCTTGCTCTTCTAGTGCATAGAAAGAGAAGCATGAGGTTCAAATGCATAGAAGTAAAtggttaataccatgtcatagaagtattcatatttatgtttcatctttcttttgcttAGTTAAAGTAACTTATTTGTTTCACTTTGCGGGTGGTCATATGGAAAAAGGTAACAGggttgaaattaaaaaaaaaaaaaagcatacaAAAGGATCCCAAGCTAGCAAAGCATAAAACAGAATTAACAAACACACAAGGCACACCACCAACAATAGCAAAAGCCAAACCATCCACACCCAAATCCACAAATACACtgaaaccaaagaaaacaatgaagaccaaaaaaacaccatccaaaacacaaaaacctcGACCAAACAGAAGCAATAACCCAAATTATGTGCAGATCAAGAGCAACATGCTCACATTTGACAACACATTGCAAACGGTAAAAGACAAGCTTGCAGCAAGAAAGGATGTCCTCAAGATCCTACAAAAAATGCCATTCTGGAGCATCATCAAGGCTTATATGGAAGGTCAATTAACCAAGGCAGAATGCCAGAAGTCTAATTATCAAATAATTAGACTAATCAAACTCTACAACCCCGCaaccaaaatattcaaattcagTGAAGGCAACGAATATGAAATTACAAGCAACGATGTGTCTGACATCTTTGGATTGCCAAACAAAGGAAACAAGTTCCCAAGCACAACAACTTCCACAAGAACAAATTTGGGCTTTGAAAAGAAGTACTTCAAGAATTCaaaaaatatcacaaaaaACCGAGGTTGATCGGTTTCTGAACACAGCAATAGCATATGACAGAAACAAGAATGCAATGGATGTTGTGAGATTGTTAATCCTAGAGCTGTTCATCACAAATCTCTTTTGCAACTCTGGGCAACAATGGCTTGGACCTTTTTGACAATGATTGACACCTTAGAAGCAATGAACAGCTACAACTGGGCAAACGGAGTTTTAGATTATATGCATTTTGGACTGGACCAagccataaaaaataaaaaaggacaaGACAAATCAACCAATTGTCAGTGGTTGCCTTGTGCTAATCTTGGTAAAAAAACTACATCCATTTGTTAATGctattatattatttgttttcatgTGCATTAACActttatattgaaaaaaatgttTGTAGTATTGGCTGTGTGAAAGAACTAACCTCAACTCCTGGAAGAGAAGATCACAAACCAGCGGCTGTCAAATAGAGCCTTCCGGAGCTCAATATCAAGCTGAATAttgcaaaatatgaaaacactAAGGCATTTTTCTTACTTccataaacatatataatgtTAGTACACCATAATTACTACTTACTCCAATAATTCAACAGATAAAAGCTGCTGacaatgaaaaagaggaagaagcaaCAAAGACTGATCATGCAGACcatgaagaacaagaagaaaatgaagaggaTGATGACTTTGTTATCACACTTAAAGATTGGGTAAGATAACCTACAATGATCCAACATTTATATTTCAAAACTGAATTGATGGTGTACAaacacatatacatgtatataaatttgctaatactctttttttcctttctaataTTTGTGACAGTTAAAGAGTCaaacacaaaaaggaaaaaagtagACTATTATTACCCAGAAACAGAACTTCAGCTTCCATGAAAATGTGGACCAAAGTGCAACCCAGACAAAAACTCCACAACATGAGCAAAATGAAGACAATGCACAATCATTGGGATGCAAAGCAgatgatgaaattgaagaaccaCCAGCACAATCATTGGGATGAAAAGCAGATGATGAAATTGATGATCAAGCAATTGACCTTAGTGCAGACTCAATGATTGAGGAAGACACTGTTAATGTCCAGCAACAGCAGCCAGAACTTGACAACCAGGATGAAGACTTCGACACCATTTTTAAAGACATAGTGGGTTCAATTCCAAAGTACTACAAGCATGAAATAGTCCCTACCCATGAGAAAATCCAATAGCTGAAAGAAGCAGTCGACTATTGGATTGAAAAGGCACATACTCGAAGGGATTTGATGCAGATTGCTATAGAATCCtgcataaagaaaaattcattcGTTCAACAAATACGGACTGAAAAGGAAGAGTTGGagcaacaaattaaaatactGAAAAAGCAGCTTGagcaagagaaaaaagaaagtgcaAAATTACAAGGGGAACTTCATGCACTCAAATCAAACAGGAGACAGCTACAGGAACAACATGAACTACTTGAAGGGGAAAAGTTGTCCTGCATTGAGagcatgaaagaaaaagacactGTTATTGCCTCTTTGAAACATGTGATgggaaaaaatttcaaacatgGTGAACAAGGAGAAATTCCAATGAAAGAACAAGCTGATaaggagaaaaaagatgaGAGAATAGCAGAAGAAAGTCAATTGGAGATGCAAGAATCTCCTaatgatgaagatgagaaTGCCGATGAAAAAACTCCTGAAAACTCAGTTATCATGCAAGCGAAAGAAGCAGGAACACGGCAGTTATGTTCTGGcatcaaaataatcaaatacataaaagacAGAAAGCCTGCAAAGAAACCAGACTACACATACCCCGAAGCACATAAGAAATCCCGATAAAGAGCAAGCCAAAGCGAAGATGAAGcagccaacaaaaaaaaggacaaagatACATACCTTCAGTTGCACATGTATGAGGTCTACAACAGGCTGGATGAAATATCAAAGAAGAAGTTGGAAAATTACTGGAAATCTGCATCTAATACTGATGAGTAAGCCAATCTGTCATAGAATttcactgttaatactatgtcgtAGAACTGTCATAGAATttcactgttaatactatgtcatataATTGTCTTGTTATTAAACTATTACGAgattattatttgttgaattattatttaaacaaCATTATTGTTGCAAAGACGTTTTTACCTACACAATAGGACAATATTGTACAAGCACAACATTGAAAAGCTGATGGGAGATGATCTAATTTCTGCACTAATCATCGATGCTTATGGAGAGACACTTAATGATGATGCAAAGCAGAACcctcagaaacaaaaaaaatgcatatttGTCTGCCAATACTATGTAAGATCACATCTAATACATCAAATTTATATCATCAACATGCTCACTAATCACCAACACATGACTTTTGCATATGTTTTTGCGAGGTGCTTCATACAAGCTGACATATCATGCTTTCTATATGCCACTCCTagaaaatattggaaaagTTGATAGAGTGTTCATACCAATTACAAATGAAAACCACCGTACGCCGCTTGTCTTAGACACCGGTGCAGCAAAATGGACACACTTCAACTCATTCAAGGGGACATTAGAACAAACTCTCcaatattatcacaaaaaggTAATTGTTTTGGTAAGTAAGATTGGTGATTAACACTGTTAATACATAGGACACTAAATTTAAAGGAAACTAAGCATATACTTGACTATGATGCAGGTTGAGACAGCAAATATATTCCTCTGTCTTCTTAAGGAATGTGTTGCAGCATCACTGAAAACAAAACTCGTCCAAATTCCTTATTTGAATGCCAAGAAGCCGAGAGAGCTGAATGAAGCTTCAGCTAAAATGATAGCAAAAATACTTGTCAGCATCAAACTTACACCAGAATGTGCTCAGACATTGAAGTATCTGATTCGTCATGATACTACTAGCTTCAAGCTGACTGAGAACAAAGAATGTCCCCAACAAGCAAACAATTCGTAAGTTACGCAATAACAGTGAAACTTTAATCCTCTTCAACTAAAAAAATACTGAACTAACTCCTGGATGCTATCTCTATTATGCAGCAATGATTGTGGCGTCTTTGTCATGCACTTCATGAAGCAGCTTTCCAAAGACCAACAAATAGAATTAGatttcaacaaagaaaaggtCTGGGAAATGAGAAAAGAAGTCCTCATGAAAATTATGAGCAATGAAAGAAGTTGGATTTCcatcaaagaaagagaagagagaaatgcAAAAGAATGAAAGTTGTAATCAAATATTTTGCCAAAATTCTTGCTTATATTGTAGTTTCTTAGGACTTGTGTAGGTTTAGAACATTGAAGTTAAgtgaatttaaaattcaagttATGTACTTATTCAAAAACCAATTTATTTACGTGAATTAACAGTGTATGTAACCTGACATGATGGTCTCCATAACACTAAAAGAACTAAAAAGGTGAACAACAAATAACAACGCACTCTAAAACAATGTTAATGCTATTTGATAGAAAtaaattgttaataccatgtcatagaactaTCTTTTAATTTCAACAATGATGTAAACAACGCGCGTTAAACAGTGTTAGTTAATTTATAGATCACTCAAACAGAAATAATGCTTAATTCATATCAAacttcaaaaccaaaatttgtaaaataccaaaaatggtaaatattatatattaataccAAAATTCAAAGAGTATTCATATGCAGTAACTGCTATTTCACCGTATTAACAACTTGCATATCAATTTCTATTCCTTTCAACTATGATTGTCATTAATCAATCACATAGCACTTTAACTACTTAAAAACTAACTACTCTCATTCAAGTCTTTATACTCTAGAACCTTTACATCAAATAGGAGCCTTGCAAGTCCTATTATGAAGATCACAAGATCTGCATCTCTTGCATTTCACCTGCCTTTTAGTTTCACTGCTTGACTTGAAGCGTTTTGTCGGAGCTTGTCTCGGAGGCTTTCTTATATGAGGAGGTAGAATAAAAACATCTCCAGGAGGAGGCTTCTCAATATCAGGTATGGGAAATATAAGGGTTGCATAAGTAGCCCTATAAAAGTCTGCCTTGTAATACTCATCAACAAAGTTGTACAAACATAACCCGGCATGTTGGATAACTTGAATAGCATGCTGACACGGAAACCCAAGCAATTGCCACTGATAACAGGAGCAAAACCTCTCGTCCAAATTGACCATAACACTAAAATCAACATGAACTTTAAATATAGATTCACTCGCGTGACATATCCTCAAATGACGACCCTTTGCAGCTAAATTCTCCAACTCATCCTCAATAACCTAACACAAAACACTACACCATTTCTCAGATGCAAGCTTCCTCCTAGAGATCATCTCCATCATTTTGACCCTAATAGTGTCAATCATCTCATAAATTGGAAGCCTACTTACATCCTTAACCCATGAATTAAACGACTCGGACAAGGCATTACTAACCTCCCCATACCTCTTTCCCGGAAAAAATGCATTAGCAAAATTTTGGATAGGGAGATCAACCAAAATCTTATCAATTATTGTTGAACCGCCATCAtctcttaattttttcaaCGTATCTTGATATTCCTCAACAGTCGGTGCATATAACAACTTAGAAAAAAGCCACAAAATATGATCCTTGAAAGAGGAACCAACAGAATGCAGATACTTCTTTTCCAAGTTCTCTTTCAAATGATATAGACAAAAACCATGGGCAGAAGCAGGAAAAACAGTCCTAACAGCATCGATAATAGCACCATGCCTATCAGAAATGAATGTAAGTAGCCTACCTTCATCCACCAAGACTTCAAATATCCTTTGCAGAAATGACCTCCAATTGTCTACAGTTTCACCGGATACAATCGCAAAGGCAAAAGCGAATACTTCTACAAGAAACAGAGAACTATATTAGTTAGTTTGAATATTGCAAGAGCTAACAGTGTTACAACATGAAGCAGAGTCAAACTACAATGCATAAAAATACTAAGATGCAGGGTATGAACAGTATAAAAACTGTTCATACCACTCAATGGAAGTCAACAACTACAGCATTTACATTTGCATAACTACATTGTTCATATCACTCAATGGAAGTCAACAACTACATAATAGGTACAAAAAATTGTAACAACAgcagtgaaaaaaaaaatgcactgCATACCTTTATTTCCATTCTTTGCAGTAGCACTTAGAAAAGTACCTTTGTACTTGTTTGTGGCGAAAGTACCATCAATGAACAGCATAGGCCTACACCATCGAAAACCAACAATGGAGGCCTTAAAACATATAAAGATCCGCTGGAAACGAGAACCATCCTCGCCACAGTCAAGCACACAATGAGATCCGACATTGCTGGCCTTCAAAACATCCACATACCAAGGCAGGTGAGCATAAGACAACTCCTCATCACCATGTAAATCCTTGGTAGTCGACTCCTTCCCATACCACGCAACATGATAAGGGATATCCAATCCATAATTTTCCTTCAAATCAATAATCAACTCAATAGCCCTTACCAGAGGATTGCTACGAACTTTATCTTTGACAATTGAAGACACCAAACAAGACCCCATTGCCTTATTTCTCTTCTCACGAATCAAACCATTGCAACTGTGTGTGttatttaaattcttaatataaaaaattccattTACATTGGACTTAACAGCATGCACATGCCACTCACAGCCATTTGATTCCTTCTTAGCACACACGACAGTAACACAACGAGGCTCATTTTTCAAATACTTCATCTTAAAACCATTCTCAATCGAGTACTTAGCCAACTTATCACGGAATTCACAAACTCCACCCTTAAACTTCTGACCCTCATGACTAATATAACCCTCCCAATCAGTAGACAAATACTTACGACCTCCACAACTACCATATTTGCCTAAATATTCATTTCCAAACTCACTACTAATACCATCAAAATCCATActcaaacaagaagaagaagctgcaCTTGAATCAACAATACTACCAGTTTGACTTGAATCTTTACATGTATCCTCATGTTGTGCAAAACTGTCATTGTTAGGAACAGCCTCCAATAAAAAAGGAGAAGCATTTATGTTCGTATTAACAGTTTGAACATGATTCACTACAGCCCTATCCCTAACAGCAATGTGAATTAATTGATCCTTCATCAGTCTACATACCATAAACATGATTTTCAAATGATCATCCGATTCCAATAAACAATTGTAGCAATCCGTAAAAGAGTACCTCAACTCAAAATAACCTAACTTAAGCTTAAACCTACTACACAACTTGTTGGACACCCAATCAAAAGTAGTAATTGAAGTAAAAATAAGCATTAAAGTTCCAATACCATAGGTGCACTTCGCCACTCTCGAATCATCCATATCtctacaacaaaataaaacaagcaaaacaaacatgaCTACTAGCATTAACAGTGAATTATAGTCGACTCAATAACCAATAGTgcataaacacaaaaaacacGAATATACTCATATTCAACTGAAAAAGTATACCTCAATATGAAAACTAAATCAAatatcacaaattttttaCCACAGCTCAAACCaaaacacaagagcaaatCCACAATCAAAACGAATCTGAAATCaatccaaattataaacaaaaagaaacgaaAACCTAATCAGCAACTTAATTAATCGAACATGAAATCACCAAAAATCATACTACAATATAATCGAATACCTCAAAAAATGAATATCAATtcacaagaaaaaaacaaatacctCAAAATCGAAGACCACAGATCGCACCAAGCTCCAATCGAGTCTCATGCAGCAGCGCAATATCAATCCAAAAATTACCAAATCAAacaagaaagataaaaattgaagcaaTAGAACTCCAATCGGCACCATACTGAGCTCAGATGAATCGAAAAAGAAGATCTGGAACCACATCATACTGAGCTTCGTTCGAAGAGGTGAACGAAGCTCGTTTGGAATATTCGATCTGCTGACTGCCAAACAGGTTTCAATTATGAGGTCACCAACGTAAGTTTCAAGAAATTCCTATCCTAGCTGGCGAGTTTTGGGTATgtttcaaaaaattcaaaccaaaagGTCAAAACCgtaatctaacatagaaaataaatccaaaaatCTCCAGCTgtcaattttagggtttattttgggtgtgtttctatgtATTAAATAGTGTAGGGTATATTTATAGTTTCATGTCTAGGAATGggtatttcactaattttttatttttatttttcaggcttatagaagaaaaagggaaaataccaacaattaattaatttaaaacaatTGAGAATTTGTCATTAACATTAGGACCGCATAAGAATGTTTGAATCATTGAAATGCAATGCGTAAGGACCCAACAAGAATGTTcatcaaataaatttatttgattgatCCCTCAATTGAAAAGTTGTGTTGTATATGCATAGTCATtcgaaaatttcaataacgAAAAAGAAGGATCTAGAATTGTATACCATGCACAATCCATTGAAACTAAATACTCATTCTTGTGAGTTTTAATACATTAACCCTACAGATAGGCTTATTACATTTTCCTTTGAAATGATCGGTCAAGGATTCAATTCCTTTCAACgtaacaaaaattacaaattacgAAGTTCTACAACAATGCTATATTTTGTAAATGCAGTGCATTCTTACACCTTGACCTTAGTAAATTAATTCTAACAAATTCATAAGTCGCCAAAATAGTATATCTGCCTGTGCTACAACTTacagaaaaaatgaaaaatgctGCAGAATGCGCCTAGCATTACAATGCAGTTACAgaattttaatgaaattttgtaCTAAGCTTGTGAGGAAGGCTCCCAATTTAGTTTGAGTCTTGAATCCAAagaattaatcaaatcatagTAAGCTATGGGATGACAACAAGACCTCTCTGCTACGCATCTCAGACGAACTGTGTCGGCATGGGCAGGTAACCAGGCTTATGAGCTTGAAATGACATCAGTTGTGGAATCAACATTCTGTTTCCCATTGCCAATAATAAGACTACTCAAGGGGCCACTAAATTCCGACCCATAGATGTGACCCATTTTAGCACGTTTAGTCTCTAAATACCTCTTGTTCTCCTTAGTAATGGGAGTTACTAATGGTATTCTGCCCGAAACTGTTAAACCATAACCCTTTAGCCCAACATACTTGGAAGGGTTGTTTGTCATCAGCTTCATTGTTCGAACACCAAGGTCCCTTAGTATCTGCAATGAATAAGCCAATAGTTCAGTTTTACCAAGAGAAAGGTACTCTTGAACATGCAAGTATTCGGGGTTTAAAAAGATAGTCACAGGATAAAGTTCACAGTTCtatgaaataataaaaagattcATTGAGGCAAATAGCATTTTCTCAACTAATTTACTGTAGGAATTCCTTAAAACTGAGTCTCTGAGAGTAAGTTTTTCCTTCAAACTTGTAGAAACCAACATTCATTCAACTCTTGAATGCAATACGAAATCTATTATATGTTGCAGAACAAATCACTTGTCAATATTCATCATAACTACTCTATATTAAAACTTTTGAAATCTTCAAATTTGAGTTTCAACTATCCAATAAATTTAACAGAATTCATGCAAGATAA
Proteins encoded in this window:
- the LOC109950842 gene encoding uncharacterized protein LOC109950842 encodes the protein MDDSRVAKCTYGIGTLMLIFTSITTFDWVSNKLCSRFKLKLGYFELRYSFTDCYNCLLESDDHLKIMFMVCRLMKDQLIHIAVRDRAVVNHVQTVNTNINASPFLLEAVPNNDSFAQHEDTCKDSSQTGSIVDSSAASSSCLSMDFDGISSEFGNEYLGKYGSCGGRKYLSTDWEGYISHEGQKFKGGVCEFRDKLAKYSIENGFKMKYLKNEPRCVTVVCAKKESNGCEWHVHAVKSNVNGIFYIKNLNNTHSCNGLIREKRNKAMGSCLVSSIVKDKVRSNPLVRAIELIIDLKENYGLDIPYHVAWYGKESTTKDLHGDEELSYAHLPWYVDVLKASNVGSHCVLDCGEDGSRFQRIFICFKASIVGFRWCRPMLFIDGTFATNKYKGTFLSATAKNGNKEVFAFAFAIVSGETVDNWRSFLQRIFEVLVDEGRLLTFISDRHGAIIDAVRTVFPASAHGFCLYHLKENLEKKYLHSVGSSFKDHILWLFSKLLYAPTVEEYQDTLKKLRDDGGSTIIDKILVDLPIQNFANAFFPGKRYGEVSNALSESFNSWVKDVIEDELENLAAKGRHLRICHASESIFKVHVDFSVMVNLDERFCSCYQWQLLGFPCQHAIQVIQHAGLCLYNFVDEYYKADFYRATYATLIFPIPDIEKPPPGDVFILPPHIRKPPRQAPTKRFKSSSETKRQVKCKRCRSCDLHNRTCKAPI